From Nicotiana tabacum cultivar K326 chromosome 15, ASM71507v2, whole genome shotgun sequence, the proteins below share one genomic window:
- the LOC107773920 gene encoding uncharacterized protein LOC107773920 isoform X1, whose product MTIFLFFGHVQIIGLGSLIIMPVLGNLSDTYGRKVMLMVPLTLSIFPLVILAYSRTKYFFYAYYVLRTLVAMVCEGNVHCLALAYVADVVPESRRASVFGVLSGIASSAFVCGNLSTRFLSTASTFQVAATVAVIALVYTRMFLPEPLIKDHISAKGTDTICLLQKAPKKNIQLLKTLPSFNDVICLLRNSSTLLHAAIVSFFVYVAQVGLESSLLYFLKAQFHFNKDQFADLLIISGIAGSISQLLLMPTLVPALGEEKLLSVGLFFSCVHMLLYSIAWSSWVPYASALISIMSIFAMPCLKSMASKQVGPNEQGKVQGCITGICSFASVVSPFIFSPLTALFLSERAPFHFPGFGLACAAFALLLAFVESFMIRSPHPITNCSLSNSDSAEP is encoded by the exons ATgacaattttccttttttttggtcATGTGCAGATAATAGGATTGGGATCACTAATTATAATGCCAGTGTTGGGGAATCTGTCGGACACGTATGGGAGAAAAGTCATGCTGATGGTTCCTTTGACCCTTTCCATATTTCCTCTAG TGATATTGGCATACAGCAGGACAAAATACTTCTTCTATGCTTACTACGTCCTAAGAACTCTCGTTGCTATGGTTTGCGAAGGAAATGTACACTGCCTCGCTCTTGCCTATGTG GCTGATGTAGTTCCAGAGAGCCGCCGTGCCTCTGTCTTTGGAGTCCTCTCTGGGATTGCTTCCTCTGCTTTTGTCTGTGGAAACCTCTCTACTCGCTTCCTCTCCACTGCTTCCACTTTCCAG GTTGCTGCAACAGTGGCAGTGATAGCTCTGGTATACACAAGGATGTTTCTCCCAGAACCTTTGATAAAGGACCATATTTCTGCTAAAGGAACAGATACAATTTGTCTTTTGCAAAAAGCTCCAAAGAAAAACATCCAATTATTGAAGACATTGCCTTCTTTCAACGATGTAATCTGTTTGTTAAGAAATAG CTCAACACTCTTACATGCAGCTATTGTTTCATTCTTTGTTTATGTTGCACAAGTTGGCCTTGAGTCCTCTCTTCTT TATTTCTTGAAGGCTCAGTTTCACTTCAACAAAGACCAATTTGCTGATTTGCTGATAATTTCTGGGATTGCAGGATCCATATCACAG CTACTGCTCATGCCCACATTAGTTCCTGCTCTTGGTGAGGAGAAGCTGCTCTCTGTTGGGCTCTTTTTCAGTTGTGTTCAT ATGCTACTTTATAGCATTGCTTGGTCCTCATGG GTCCCTTACGCTAGCGCTTTGATCTCTATTATGTCTATTTTTGCAATGCCATGT TTGAAGAGCATGGCCTCCAAGCAAGTTGGGCCAAATGAGCAG GGAAAGGTTCAAGGATGCATCACAGGCATATGTTCCTTTGCAAGCGtagtttccccatttatttttagTCCTTTAACAG CTTTATTTCTATCAGAACGTGCACCCTTTCATTTCCCAGGATTTGGTCTAGCCTGTGCTGCCTTTGCTTTA TTGCTAGCTTTCGTTGAGAGCTTCATGATAAGATCACCTCATCCGATAACCAATTGCAGTCTAAGCAATTCAGATTCAGCAGAACCGTAG
- the LOC107773920 gene encoding uncharacterized protein LOC107773920 isoform X2: protein MDVAATVAVIALVYTRMFLPEPLIKDHISAKGTDTICLLQKAPKKNIQLLKTLPSFNDVICLLRNSSTLLHAAIVSFFVYVAQVGLESSLLYFLKAQFHFNKDQFADLLIISGIAGSISQLLLMPTLVPALGEEKLLSVGLFFSCVHMLLYSIAWSSWVPYASALISIMSIFAMPCLKSMASKQVGPNEQGKVQGCITGICSFASVVSPFIFSPLTALFLSERAPFHFPGFGLACAAFALLLAFVESFMIRSPHPITNCSLSNSDSAEP, encoded by the exons ATGGAT GTTGCTGCAACAGTGGCAGTGATAGCTCTGGTATACACAAGGATGTTTCTCCCAGAACCTTTGATAAAGGACCATATTTCTGCTAAAGGAACAGATACAATTTGTCTTTTGCAAAAAGCTCCAAAGAAAAACATCCAATTATTGAAGACATTGCCTTCTTTCAACGATGTAATCTGTTTGTTAAGAAATAG CTCAACACTCTTACATGCAGCTATTGTTTCATTCTTTGTTTATGTTGCACAAGTTGGCCTTGAGTCCTCTCTTCTT TATTTCTTGAAGGCTCAGTTTCACTTCAACAAAGACCAATTTGCTGATTTGCTGATAATTTCTGGGATTGCAGGATCCATATCACAG CTACTGCTCATGCCCACATTAGTTCCTGCTCTTGGTGAGGAGAAGCTGCTCTCTGTTGGGCTCTTTTTCAGTTGTGTTCAT ATGCTACTTTATAGCATTGCTTGGTCCTCATGG GTCCCTTACGCTAGCGCTTTGATCTCTATTATGTCTATTTTTGCAATGCCATGT TTGAAGAGCATGGCCTCCAAGCAAGTTGGGCCAAATGAGCAG GGAAAGGTTCAAGGATGCATCACAGGCATATGTTCCTTTGCAAGCGtagtttccccatttatttttagTCCTTTAACAG CTTTATTTCTATCAGAACGTGCACCCTTTCATTTCCCAGGATTTGGTCTAGCCTGTGCTGCCTTTGCTTTA TTGCTAGCTTTCGTTGAGAGCTTCATGATAAGATCACCTCATCCGATAACCAATTGCAGTCTAAGCAATTCAGATTCAGCAGAACCGTAG